TCGGCGCGCGCGCCCAACCCCGGCCCATCCGGCACGATGACCTGACCCGCCTCGACCCGGAACGGCGTTTCCAGAATATCCTCGTTGAGGAAGTAGCTGGCCTGATAGAACTCGCATCCCAAGGTGATTTCCGGAGTGGCTGCGATCATGTGGGTGCCGGCCAGATGCGCCAGCCCTGCCTCGAACATGTCGCCACCATAGGCCATCAACCCATGGGCGGCGGCAATCCGGGCCACTGTCTGGGCCCGCGTCAGCCCACCGGATTTCATGATCTTGATCGAGACGCCGTCACAGATGCCTTCGTGCGCGGCCCGCACCATGTCCTCGGGACCATAGACACTTTCATCTGCCAGCAGCGGGACATCAGTCAGCCCACGCAGCCTGGCCATCAGCTCGAAATGATGCGCGCGCACCGGCTGTTCGATGAAGTCGGGCTGAAACTGCGCCACGTCCAGCACACGCGGCACCGCCTCGTCGATCTCAAGTCCCTGATTGTAATCGACGCGCACCCGGAACTCGGGGAAGTCGCGCGCGATCAGCTCCAGCCGCATGATATCAAAGGCATGGTCGCGAAAGCCGGTCTTGAGCTTGATCAGGCCCACACCGTCGGCGCGCAAGCGTTCCATCAGCGCGATATCGGCGTCGAAGTCCGGGTTGGCAATGGAACAGCTGAGCGGGATCGTGTCGCGGCATTTACCGCCAAGCAACGCCCAGACCGGCAGGTTCGAGATGCGGCCGGCCAGATCCAGCAACGCGCTGTCCAGTGCCGCCTTGGCCTCGGTGCAGTGAGCGACCGCGCGGGCGGCCTCGTCCATGATCGCCACCCTGTCGCCAACGCGGCGCCCGATCACCAAGGGGCGCAGGTAGCGATCCAGTGCCGCATAGCTCGCCTCGGGCGTGCCGGTAAAGACCGCCCAGGGCGAGGCCTCGCCAAACCCCTCGGCGCCGCCCTCGGCAACGAGACGGAGAACGACAATCTCGCAACTCCCCTCGACCCGACCGATCCCGTGATCGCGCGCGGACACGACAGGCAAGGCCAAATGCCAAAGGTCCATTGCGATGATCTTTTGCTCAAGGTCGCCCATCATTGTCCCCCGTTGACCCAAGGAGAGTGTGCGGAAGCCTTTGCATCATTTCCAATACTAAGATTTGCACAAACCATCATTTCAGATGATACATAAACTGATATGAGCCGTTTCTTTCGCCACTATCAGGCCTTTCACGCCATCATCGAGACCGGCACCGTAACCGGCGCCGCCGAACGGCTGGGTGTGTCACAGCCCGCAATCTCCAACCTGCTGGCACAGCTGGAACGGCGCACCCGCCTGAAACTGTTCGAACGCAATCGCGGCCGCCTGCTGCCAACACCCGAGGCGATGGTGCTGTTCGACGAGATCGACACGGTCATCCGCGGGCTGGGCCAGGTGAGTCAGGCGGTGGTCGACCTGCAAAATCAGAAGGCCGGGCAATTGCAGGTGGCCACCAACCACGCCATGGCCTTCGGCTTCATGCCGGAACAGATCGCGCGCTTTGCCGCAGACAAACCGAATCTGACCGTCGCCTTTCAGTCGCAATACTCGGCCAAGATCCAGGACTGGGTCATGGCCGGCCTGTTCGAGATCGGAATTTGCGAACAGCCGGTTCGCACCGATGGGCTGGACTGGGTTCCGTTTTTCTTCGAGATCCAATGCGCGGTACCCGCCGACAGCCCGCTGGCCCGGCACGAGGAGCTGACACCAATCCTGCTGGACGATGTGCCCTTTATCGTCATGGGCGCCGACCACATGGTGACCCGGCGCGCGCGCGAGGCATTTCACCGCGAGGGCGCCAATCTGCGCATCCGCTGCCAGACCGACCTGTTCCGCAATGCGTTGAACCTTGTGAAACAGGGGCTTGGCGTCACGCTGGTCGACCCCTTTACCCTGTCCAGCGACGATCGCAGCGGCTATGTCCTGCGCCGATTTGCACCGCGCATCCTGCTGGACGTCATCATCGTCACGGCACGCGGCCGCCCGATCTCGGCGATCGGCGCGCAATTTCTGGAGCAGGTCTCGGCCAGCATGACCACCCTTGCCACCGCAGCCCCGGACCCCGCCGAGCCATGAACAATTCGCAACCAACCGCGAAAAACCGGCAATTTCGCCCTTGTCCTTGGGGGATGAAATCCATAAACGGGTCAGCGGAGCTGTGGCCGAGTGGTCGAAGGCGCTCCCCTGCTAAGGGAGTAGGCCCGGAAGGGTCTCGTGGGTTCGAATCCCATCGGCTCCGCCACCACAACCACATCAATAATTAATGTTATAATTCAATTCATTACCTCAAAGTCACAACAGCCAACCACACACGTTGACCACACCTCAGAAAAACCCAGTGAAGCGCTGTGCTCCTTTAGACTGATTCAGTACAGGGTCAGGGCCAACAAGTGCACTCAACCTCAATGACGGCTTCCACCAGACAGCGGAAGCTCAAAAAGTAGCGCTATGTACTGGTCAGGAGACAGAGTCGCCTCATCTACTTATCTGCTTTCGGCCCATTCCTGCCGTTGGCGGCTAGGGCAAGATGCTGCACCCGCAGCCCGCATTGCCGACTTTCGCTGCAACCGCAAAAACTGAGGCATGTCGAACTCACACATTGCGAACGAAGGGTGAATTCGCTGCGGTTGCCCCAATGGCTGCTTTCGACGTTCACGAATGACTTAGCAAAGCGATTTTTGGATATGCTGGCAATTCGAGTCCTTACGCCATAACCTGATGGGGCGTTACTATTGGACTCCCCATGCGTCTCCCTACACCGTTGCTTCTCGCCATTTTCATTGTCGTTAACTCGACGACTGTCGCAACGGGCCAGAACACGGATCCGGAGCTACCAAGGCCTGATCAAATAAGTGAGTACTATCAAGCATCAGCAGCTAGCTGGCCAGCAATACCCCACATTG
The window above is part of the Ruegeria pomeroyi DSS-3 genome. Proteins encoded here:
- a CDS encoding muconate cycloisomerase family protein, with product MGDLEQKIIAMDLWHLALPVVSARDHGIGRVEGSCEIVVLRLVAEGGAEGFGEASPWAVFTGTPEASYAALDRYLRPLVIGRRVGDRVAIMDEAARAVAHCTEAKAALDSALLDLAGRISNLPVWALLGGKCRDTIPLSCSIANPDFDADIALMERLRADGVGLIKLKTGFRDHAFDIMRLELIARDFPEFRVRVDYNQGLEIDEAVPRVLDVAQFQPDFIEQPVRAHHFELMARLRGLTDVPLLADESVYGPEDMVRAAHEGICDGVSIKIMKSGGLTRAQTVARIAAAHGLMAYGGDMFEAGLAHLAGTHMIAATPEITLGCEFYQASYFLNEDILETPFRVEAGQVIVPDGPGLGARADPEKLEHYAVRRSG
- a CDS encoding LysR family transcriptional regulator, with product MSRFFRHYQAFHAIIETGTVTGAAERLGVSQPAISNLLAQLERRTRLKLFERNRGRLLPTPEAMVLFDEIDTVIRGLGQVSQAVVDLQNQKAGQLQVATNHAMAFGFMPEQIARFAADKPNLTVAFQSQYSAKIQDWVMAGLFEIGICEQPVRTDGLDWVPFFFEIQCAVPADSPLARHEELTPILLDDVPFIVMGADHMVTRRAREAFHREGANLRIRCQTDLFRNALNLVKQGLGVTLVDPFTLSSDDRSGYVLRRFAPRILLDVIIVTARGRPISAIGAQFLEQVSASMTTLATAAPDPAEP